The Pecten maximus chromosome 10, xPecMax1.1, whole genome shotgun sequence region ctttgggttctgtccccttgccgagacataccagagtctttaaaaatggtagttgctactcctacttagcgctcagcatattaggagtgggacgactggttcacccgttgtcagtataatgtgaccggtggggggtgctgctgggtgtcttcggcagtatgctccagtgaggtagcactataaatcggcaaaagtcccggcctaccacaaggagacttcacacaaacataccgcagcctcccaaaacacaaatacgcactcaccacacgcatacatgtcgcatgCACAGGAGGCggtccttaaatggccttagctgttaataggacgttaaacaaaataaaccaaaccaaaccaaaccttataaggaaatcaaaataactTAATGCTAATGAGATTTCCTGCCAGATTTCAACAGATAAGCAGAAATCAGAGTTATATACCTTGGTgaggaaggtcaattcattctgtaattgtttaatTACACAAAGGAAGATGtgctttcttcacaagagttacaaaaaaactggttaaatatctctgattatgtattttttttatcgtagtagcttcatccatatatggtcaTGGGTACCATATATTTGGGTCAGCAACCTCACGAgagtatcatggcggatcactgagacaactccgagcagtatAATATCAGAATATGCTAATTAAAGATTTCCAGATTAGAtggtaggctaatacattgcaaaattgtattagaaatgtttaattatactaactattactccaaagttacaCGATAgccgctatttgtagcattttcgaggttcactgttttgcaACAGTACCGTCAATGGAAGAcaatcgtagctctgacgacgaccatctgtcgtaaattgtccgtccgtcgtccagagctacgttatcgcagctacaAAATACCCTGCTCAAACTAGCTGCGATAttaacgtagctctggacgacgtcttgtttgtcaaaactgtaggcttatatatgtctcatcggacaatcttccacaaacattaaagaaaaagggaaagaactatactcagcaATTGAAAAGTTGTCAGCAGATAAATGTGTTATTCATATTTTCTTGAATATgtatagaataggaataaccagattaagacatttcatctgatacaaatgtagctaCCTGGCtctaaaatccaattttaaatttcgtattatatgacctcagaccctgatgTTTCTCGGGGCCTTTGGCCTTTGTAATTATTCAAATTCAGAATGTTTGACCTTGCTCACCGAGGTATACAACTCCGAATCTGTTTATCTATTGAAATCTCGCTGGAAATCttattagcatcaatttattttgatttccttatatggaaattgacctttacactcgtatcaaagatggcggtatgtttgaactgatatctctgTGTGTCTTgcttgttttgtattttaccaTTTGTTGTCAAAGAAATGACGTAATGTGCAGGTTTAATTTGTAGATTGAATATTGATAAGAGatcagaatcatcaatttacatgtgttttttattCGAGAAAATTATAATCATATCTAATATACTGCctgatgtgaatcacatcggggcttaaatgctacactatcggcaatgggagggacttcataccatgccagagagcagtgtaggcagtgTATGAATATTGTTCTATGTTCAAACCAGTACCCTTCCCAGTTTCCAAATGGACATCCTTCCTCTTGGCAAAATAGTAATTCCTGCTAACCTGATTTAGTAAGGTCAGACCTCATGTTTTACACTTTTACATATTTGCCCTTGAAGACAAATACTTGTAAGACAACCACAACCCAGACTCTTTAGCTCCTAGGAAGTTTCTCAATCTCCTATATAGCTTTCACTTGGAATTGTCAATGGCATTTAATCTGTGATAGAAAggaataatgaaaaataccttACCAGACTGGGCCTTTAACTAGTGATCTCTGCTCACAGAACatacatcctaccactagactagATGGAAATTCTTGCtagcctgagctagtaaggtgaccttatactctcaACTGTTACATAAAATTGTACAAACTAGAAATGATCacaaaaaaacagattttgaatactccttgaaatcattttattttctagTTTACAAAATATCTAAACTATCGTGAAgaagattttatatatatttcattattgtttCATTTACTTATGTAAATGTACCAATAGtccaaaatacaatgtatattccaATTAGAGCTGTGTATCGCAAATAAGTTAGCGATATGATTCATATTGCAatacaggggtcacgatacAATATGTATCGCGATATATGAGAAGCTGATGACCTAACAGATATCTGATATTCCATCGTACAGTAGTCatattttgtttgtggtatttccgGAATATAAGAGCCCCACAAAGCGTTCTTGAATATAGATGATTTGAATTTGAAAGAACTCCAACAGGCAGCTTTAATTATAAGCAGCTAGAACGGCCTTGTCAGCCAAGTTTTTTTGCTACAAAACGTAAGCTAACgttggtcaagggagataactacacatTTTCAAGTATCACGAATACAAATCATGGGTAGACGATGCATCGATGCATCAGTGAATCGTTAGACCACTAATTCCGATATATGTGACAACTGGAAATCAAGGTCAAGCCTTCTAGAGACATGATCGATCAATAGATCTAGTAAATTAATAgatattcattatttaaaagGTGATGATAGTTGTTATATTTTCAGGCCTAATGCAGATTCTGCAATGCGCCTGCTATCAAGAGTCCACATAAGTATTATTGAAActatgaaaaaatattaatgtcAAGTAAAAGTTAGTCATTGAAATGCCACTGTCTCGTTTGTCATGATCATAATCTTATGCATCATATTTCATCTTTTCAGCAAAACACAATATTCTTGTGTATTTAGAGGATAGTGTTGCCCAACTGTTGGAACACAGAGAAGAGAACCCCAAAACAAATGCTGTTAAATTCTTCAGTGAATAGTGAGTATGATATATAATtgacaatgtatataacataattcCTTATAAGGTTTTTTTAAACTGTATAATAGCTGATATCGAGTTATTTCTGGTAAACATTTTCTTTTGGTGTATATTTGAACTTTATAGTGATGATTCATATAACATTCAAATGCACGAAACAAGCTTTTGAAGCTGAATGCAATATCTACTTGGTTAAATGatatttacagaaaataaatTTGTTGATTAGATTTTTCAAAAACTTTCTAATCAAATACCATATAGGCAATAACTAAGTTACCATCTCTATGAGTGCCTATCTCTCTAAAGTGCCCATCTCCCTGGAAGTGCCCATCTCTCTATAAATGTCCATCTCTCTATAAGTGCCCATCTCTCTATAAGTGTCCATCTCCCTGTAAATGTCCATCTCCCTGTAAGTGCCCGTCTCCCTATAAGTGCCCATCCCTCTATAAATGCCCATCTCCCTGTAAGTGCCCATTCCCCTATAAGTGCCCATCTCTCTATAAGTGCCCATCTCTCTGTAATGCACCTCTATCTTATTCTTGAAAGAGAGGATTGGTGTGTTAAAGTCAGTTAAAGGTTGCTTAACTCACTGATTGACCAATGTAGTCTTTATTCTCCCACTCTTTGCCTGCTTTAAAATCATCTGTTAAACATGTAAAGTTTCAATGCACTAATGCATGGAAAATTGTCAAGCAACATGCTTTTTGTAGTCATTTAGAAGATTGTTACCAAACAGTTCAGCCAGAAACAGGAGAGCCATGAGTACTTGATGTAATGCATTTatactgataaaaaaaaattagaatattAAGGAGACACGATCTTCAGCCTCCAGTGGTAAACCAGTTGACATGGATAAGGTTTCCCACTGACAGAAGACATATAAGCATCAACAATGAAAAGAGCACTCTACACATTGAAAATTAGTTTTATTATCCCAGATTTTACATGGAAACTTTTCTATACATATATTGGTTTAATTAAGTGCATCCCTGTTAAGAACTTAACGATAGTGTAATTATGGTGTGCATTAATGTTACCTGGTAGGGTGATTCCAGTTTACcattttacatattaattaagtCCCACTTCCATtataaaaacagtaaaaaaaggGACATTGATTTTCTATTCTTACGTTAGTATAACTCAGTATTTGTATGTAGGTAATACTAATGGACTCAATGTTTCATTCGAAAATACCATGTAATTATAGTccattatagtatataacataaacaatcaGTTTTTTATCAAATGTGTTCTACTTTGTTCAGCTTCAACAGTTTACGAGATGGCAACCACACCATGTTTAGAGAGTACAATTTTGTACAGGCCACTCCACACAACAGAGCATCGTTTGTTCGACTTTTCTGGAAATGCTATAGACAAATTGGTAAAAAAGGAGGTAGGTTTTTGGCAgcataaatattaaaattacgGTACACCATAGATGCTATGTTTACATTATGCTCCATTatgactagtaagccagagcTCCCAGGCCAAGTGGGGCTAAAGAGATATCCTGTCCGCCTGAGCGTaatattgtggctagtatttaccagggttacacatcCCATCCAGGAAAATACTTATCCTCGCTTTTTTTATGAGTAACAGTGATGCTTTTGACATTAATTCAAAAATGTGGTCTCCCTGACCTAGTTCACCCACTTGAGGCAGTGTGTCATTTATCAAAATTAGGTCAGTGTGACCTACATACATTTGGCCTTTGACTTACATAAAAGAAACAGTTTGTCCAGGTgctatctcctacactactgGCGACTGGAACTTTATAGGGTATTGGTCCAACTTATAAGTCCCCTACCAGGGAAAGTGatgggactataggtttcctcctcgtccgtccgtccgtccattcAGTTTTCCGCAGTTTTCTAATTATAAGCCATGCTTTAAgttatgttggtgaaagtttgTATGCAACTTCAGTTTGAGTATAGCTTCAGAGAAagatcaaattttaatttttctacATTTATGGGACATGTACaatgctttagcaatacccagctTGCTTGTTTATCATGAATGTATCATCTGTGCATTCTTGGCATATAATTTCACATCTGTTGGGGGACTATTATATTTGCCAAGTTGAATTGTTTGTTTCATtgtatatcttctcatataatTTCACATCCGATGGGGAACTGTAATTTTCCCTATCATCATGCTGTTGTAgatttctgttgttgttttgatgatttgttttattgtgtatatCTACTAAATGTTTTGTTGTAGATCTTTTGAGTATACAGGAGTATCACTCATTATTGTCCCTGTTGTGTCCAGATTTCCCATTCGAACCTGTTCAGAAGACAGCCAGGTAAGAGGTAGATCTTAGTGAGCAGAATAAACAATTTCAAAGACTATCAAATCAATGTTTACCATGCCTCTAGTCcttaaaaatatcattaattttgatTCTGAACAAAACTAAATTCACAGTAGAGTTCATCTTGGCTAACCAAGAGTGCATAATGTCATATTAAACAAGGATAAATCACCAAAAGCGAGTAAGGGATTGTGAACTCGGGGTTAGTGATGATGATTAGAGTTGTGATAATAAATCCTTTTGTATCAATGATTTGAGTATAATATCtctttttttatgtaaatctaaaaaaaagtatgtttaaataataagaataattatcaattacaaaattatttttattcacAAATTAACAAgaacaattacattgtatttgatttCAGAATTATACTTCTGGATGATGCCCTTGACTGCCTGATATCCTTTGCAGATTTTATCTATGCTTTCCAAGTACAGTTTTACTATGAAGGTAGGATGATCATGATTATACTGATTTATATGACAGAATAAGACTTGATAGATTATTGTCTTGTAtctacttatatacatgtatttacttaaatcattgatatatatatattgtttacattggAAATCATTAGCAAATTAAACATCAGatggaaaataaaatttatatttgacaGTTAAATCTGTCTGTAATACAATAATGAAAAGAGAAAAACTAAATTGTCTTAATAGCATGCAGATAATAGAGGTCAAAAGGTTGAAGTTCAGTATGATAATAGTAGTGAGCCTGGATTGGTGTTCATTGGAAGTACCAGGTAATGGCATGTGTTCACGAGAGCTGGGAGTTATTGAAGAAATAGGAAATTCATTGGGAAAAGATATTTACTGGTTTtaagtgtgttttttttgtcaTCCAACACATTTCACAGTTCTCTTCACAAAACTGGATATGAGTTTTCTTGTGTATAAATATAGAATCAAACATGTGCTGAATTGTCAGTTGCAATATGCTACACTGAACTGTATTTTTCTTTCGTATATGTTTACCATTGAATtcagtttttgatggattttcataaaatttacAACAATAACTGAAGAATTTCATTGAGTTTTATTGGAGTGGTTTCCCTTAGGTCACTGTAGAgctattttcattaaaaaaaacacatttgtttcgactaaatataatacaattgtTCAAAACATGAATACCTCTGATAATTAGGACCCCATTCCACAGACAGTAGAGTGGTAGGCCAAGGGTCGCAGGTTTGATCCACAGAGGAGGCACACTATTTGCTTTCCTGTTGTAATGGGTTTTGTATAGCTTTACGCAAACTTGGTGATAATTGATGCTTTCTGGATCATATACTTTGTCAAAATGGACATATTTTCTAAATCACATAACGAATGATTGTCACCAAACTTGGCTAAGAATTTCAATTACGATACAGATTGTGTTATTTTGGTATTGATTTTCTGATTTGTAATTATGAATTTCagtattgatatatgttataatcaATAGTTACCTCAAATAATCAATAGTTACCTCAAACTgctgtatttcaatatttcagaGTTTATGGAAAAGTGCCATGAGATTTACCTATCACTAATGCAGACTCAGCGTAGTCCACGTGACCCAGTGGTGGTACCGTCGGGGACAGAGGACACCAAGGTCCATCAGAATAGCCACCATCCCTCAGATGGGGTCGACGCCATGCAGTACTTTAGGGCAGTGTATCCTGTGTGTGACAGATCCTCGTTCAGGTAAACATTACCATATAGGTATACTGAGGTCATCAGGTCAAATaccaaggtcaaattttgtatctatCAGTTAATAAAAACTGTTGTTCTGTAGTTATGAAGCAGTAATGGTTCATCTGACCAAGGTTAAATGAGGTTAGACTATGATGCTTTGAACTCAATTTTGAAGGAAAGTAATAAAAACGTTTGACATTCTTGTGACTTTACAGGCTTAAAATTTGTTTCTTCTTTTcatattcaatatacatgtatttcaataaGTATGGATTTACTAGTTACTGTACCTGTTTTTAAAGAAGACTTACCATATCAAGAAGATGCTGGtagatatatcatacataagttatatattttgtacgTTTGTTCGTTACCAGCACCCCACCAGGAAACTGTCTAAAGGAGATTCTGTTCAATGTGCCGAGGGTTTCCTTCTATGGCTTCCTAATGGCTCTGGCAAAGAGTGAATCTATCAATGACCATATAGGTAAGTATACCATTAGTATTACAAAGTATATACACAGTAGACTTTAACCATTGTATACAATAGGTACACTATAGATAGATTATATATGTAGACCACTTTTAGGAAAGGATACTCTATAGTACTTGTTTTCACTGAAATTTTATTCTAATATTAGTATTATTACCATAGTTATCCTCTATCAAATACATAGACCTGTGGTTTGGTCTTACTTTGGAGATGTTCTTACCTCtatacaaagacaaaataacCTTAGTGTGTAATTCCATTCGTCTAATGCCTTTGGCTAGTtaaactagaaaaaaaaatttaatgtaattttctGTGCATTGCCCACTCTGTTAGATTGCCCCACAAGGTGAAATAATGGTTTTGTAATTTAAAGTCAGTAGATATAACCCCATTGATACATTGCCTGTGAGTTATCTGCTACGGAGTACCAGTTGACTATCAAGAGAATCCCTCGCTGTTTGTGTTTAGCTCTCACCTTACCTGTATTATGTTGAAAAGTGAACAGTGTTGATAAATGTATTAACTTGATATAGTCTAGATGTATCATTCATATTCCGGACATAAACAGCAATGTCGGCACCTGATAGTACACATATCGTAtaatatgtagttttgatgatTTTAGGAAAAGTTTTTGTCAGATAATCGGCTTTATCAGATAGCCCGCAGATGGAAACATACCCGGTACATgaaatttcagtatttgattctCCGAAAATATTGGTCCAGTTCTTCCTTTAGAGTCTGATTGGTACCTGGTTCTCTAAAATTACATATGCCCataattttaaatacattgcttttaattataattatagacTCAGTTATATTTATCAAGCCTAGAAATTTCAGcttgaaggtttttttttactcaaAGTCATTTTTTCATCGATTCTATTGCCCAATTAAAGGATATTGGAGATATTCCAATGCTAGGTTCTATAAAAAATTTCCGTGACAATATACAGTGACATGGATCTGTTTGCAGGATGGATGCCCCAAAAGTCTGAACTTTTGGAGGGACCAGAGTCGGAAATAGCATTGTAAGGAGAGCTGGTGTGCtaccttgtttttttttaaccaaattgaTCCAGCACACCTTTGTTGACTTTAGCACAATGACATATCTTTCACCACAATATTTTTTCGTGTTTGCACTTTGATATTTCCATTTTTTCCcatgtgtttttaatatattttctacAAGATATTCTATtgagatatttcattttaatttcaaaataaaatgaaatcattacAAAAAATGGTATATCTTTCATGTGTGTATTATTTCACACTttcaattttcttcccaaatcatttttttccagaaaataTTTCCTCAACttggatgtacatgtatttgacagtTATTTCCTGGATGAGTGTTGCTTAATTTATTGTTGTTTTCTGATGAATTATTCACTTTATTTTATTACTGAGGCATGTTACTGAAATAAGgacactgtgacctacttttaacACATAAAAAAGGTCAATGGAAAATACTGTCCAAAATCTATCTCTTATAATTtgtattatcaaataaaaatactaCAATCCTAATCAACAACTACCATGATGTAAACCCTATAAGTCAGATTTTAGAACTCAATATTCTGAGTTCTGTTCAGATGTAACAACAACAACTATCTGTAGAAATCAAaacctaccattatataataGTATTTTAGACAGTTTTGGAACATTCTGTAGGTTAAGTATGTTTGTCAATAGCCAATCAAAACCAGTGTAGATTAAGTGTCTACCTCACACCTCAGTGGACACAATCTTCACTGGTCATTTTGTCTGATCATGATGACAGAGTGTATCACAAATATGAAAGCCAATGTAATTATGGTTGTTATACTACTTGAAATATATTCACAATCAAAAGTTTAGGTATATACGTAACCaaaagaaaatgacaaaaactATCTAAAATATATCATGCATATAGGTTTATTTTTCTTGATGTTTTTTCTCATTCACCATTTCTACAAGTGTTGTCTGTGATTTTTGCCTTTTTGCAGTGCACTATAGTGTGAATGTTTACACTGTTTTCAGGGAGACTCCCTCCGAAGGCTGAACTATTAGAAGGAGCTGACTCCGAGTTAACATCGTAAGCAACCCCCTTTATCTCTCTCATATACACATGGTGTCTTTATGGTCTCTGTATACCGTAGTTTTCATGTGATAAACCAGGGAAGTGTCTTTATGGTCTCTGTATACCGTAGTTTTCATGTGATAAACCAGGGAAGTGTCTTTATGGTCTCTGTATACCGTAGTTTTCATGTGATAAACCAGGGAAGTGTCTTTATGGTCTCTGTATGCCGTAGTTTTCATGTGATAAACCCGGAAAGTGTCTTTATGGTCTCTGTATACTGTTGTTTTCATGTGATAAACCCGGAAAGTGTCTTTATGGTCTCTGTATACTGTTGTTTTCATGTGATATTAACCAGGGAAGGGGTTGAACTTTACTTGATACATGCAGACATCCTGGTTTTATCCATGAACCGTAGTAAAATCTAAAACGCTAACCaagatttaaatgattaaataatcTTATCATCTAATACTTtacaatattcattaaaatgtaaatCTATTGCCTGTGGTAATGATATCCAGATTCATTTGCTTAAGTCAGAAGTTTGCACGGTTATAGTTTCTTTGGTCCAGGACATTTCTTAATGATGAATTACGGTATATTTGCTGTATAACAGAGGGGTGGGCTGTCATAGAGAACAGCAGTTTATTACTGGTGAATTACGGTATATTTGCCGTATAACAGAGGGGTGGGCTGTCATAGAGAACAGGAATTTATTACTGGTGAATTACGGTATATTTGCCGTATAACAGAGGGGTGGGCTGTCATAGAGAAC contains the following coding sequences:
- the LOC117335532 gene encoding UPF0705 protein C11orf49 homolog isoform X4 — encoded protein: MTTEDRFSMTAEKYLAKHNILVYLEDSVAQLLEHREENPKTNAVKFFSEYFNSLRDGNHTMFREYNFVQATPHNRASFVRLFWKCYRQIGKKGDLLSIQEYHSLLSLLCPDFPFEPVQKTARIILLDDALDCLISFADFIYAFQVQFYYEEFMEKCHEIYLSLMQTQRSPRDPVVVPSGTEDTKVHQNSHHPSDGVDAMQYFRAVYPVCDRSSFSTPPGNCLKEILFNVPRVSFYGFLMALAKSESINDHIGRLPPKAELLEGADSELTSKKPTKNASGQTVATNPQLTMPNPQVHARPSPTIRMKTKTRPVSATGNSKHNTDRVSSTQNVYTTQSSSNSLSSHSNKAKNSHITARKMKKRKDSSDESSSDSDTESSDDTN
- the LOC117335532 gene encoding UPF0705 protein C11orf49 homolog isoform X1 encodes the protein MTTEDRFSMTAEKYLAKHNILVYLEDSVAQLLEHREENPKTNAVKFFSEYFNSLRDGNHTMFREYNFVQATPHNRASFVRLFWKCYRQIGKKGDLLSIQEYHSLLSLLCPDFPFEPVQKTARIILLDDALDCLISFADFIYAFQVQFYYEEFMEKCHEIYLSLMQTQRSPRDPVVVPSGTEDTKVHQNSHHPSDGVDAMQYFRAVYPVCDRSSFSTPPGNCLKEILFNVPRVSFYGFLMALAKSESINDHIGRLPPKAELLEGADSELTSKKPTKLPVRLGKNASGQTVATNPQLTMPNPQVHARPSPTIRMKTKTRPVSATGNSKHNTDRVSSTQNVYTTQSSSNSLSSHSNKAKNSHITARKMKKRKDSSDESSSDSDTESSDDTN
- the LOC117335532 gene encoding UPF0705 protein C11orf49 homolog isoform X2, which encodes MTTEDRFSMTAEKYLAKHNILVYLEDSVAQLLEHREENPKTNAVKFFSEYFNSLRDGNHTMFREYNFVQATPHNRASFVRLFWKCYRQIGKKGDLLSIQEYHSLLSLLCPDFPFEPVQKTARIILLDDALDCLISFADFIYAFQVQFYYEEFMEKCHEIYLSLMQTQRSPRDPVVVPSGTEDTKVHQNSHHPSDGVDAMQYFRAVYPVCDRSSFSTPPGNCLKEILFNVPRVSFYGFLMALAKSESINDHIGRLPPKAELLEGADSELTSKKPTKLPVRLGKNASGQTVATNPQLTMPNPQVHASPTIRMKTKTRPVSATGNSKHNTDRVSSTQNVYTTQSSSNSLSSHSNKAKNSHITARKMKKRKDSSDESSSDSDTESSDDTN
- the LOC117335532 gene encoding UPF0705 protein C11orf49 homolog isoform X10, translated to MTTEDRFSMTAEKYLAKHNILVYLEDSVAQLLEHREENPKTNAVKFFSEYFNSLRDGNHTMFREYNFVQATPHNRASFVRLFWKCYRQIGKKGDLLSIQEYHSLLSLLCPDFPFEPVQKTARIILLDDALDCLISFADFIYAFQVQFYYEEFMEKCHEIYLSLMQTQRSPRDPVVVPSGTEDTKVHQNSHHPSDGVDAMQYFRAVYPVCDRSSFSTPPGNCLKEILFNVPRVSFYGFLMALAKSESINDHIGRLPPKAELLEGADSELTSLPVRLGKNASGQTVATNPQLTMPNPQVHARKKKKSHLTVMQVSDISHTYLQIFANKRKQIEALESEPNDSNENQDEASISDGEQQT
- the LOC117335532 gene encoding UPF0705 protein C11orf49 homolog isoform X16, which produces MTTEDRFSMTAEKYLAKHNILVYLEDSVAQLLEHREENPKTNAVKFFSEYFNSLRDGNHTMFREYNFVQATPHNRASFVRLFWKCYRQIGKKGDLLSIQEYHSLLSLLCPDFPFEPVQKTARIILLDDALDCLISFADFIYAFQVQFYYEEFMEKCHEIYLSLMQTQRSPRDPVVVPSGTEDTKVHQNSHHPSDGVDAMQYFRAVYPVCDRSSFSTPPGNCLKEILFNVPRVSFYGFLMALAKSESINDHIGRLPPKAELLEGADSELTSNASGQTVATNPQLTMPNPQVHARKKKKSHLTVMQVSDISHTYLQIFANKRKQIEALESEPNDSNENQDEASISDGEQQT